In one window of Poriferisphaera corsica DNA:
- a CDS encoding F0F1 ATP synthase subunit epsilon: MASKATFQCTLVTPGAAILDEKIVYASIPAHDGKIGVEHLQAPMLIKLGYGHLRLDLADGSSDSYFIGGGFVQVKDDVLSIITDEATLATELTVTEAEQQLESLLAEEAKTGAELDEHDKSVQRARARVAVAKTN; the protein is encoded by the coding sequence ATGGCTTCCAAAGCAACCTTTCAGTGCACGCTTGTAACCCCGGGCGCAGCAATTCTCGATGAGAAAATCGTCTATGCTTCCATTCCTGCACATGATGGCAAGATAGGTGTTGAGCATCTCCAAGCGCCCATGTTGATTAAACTGGGTTATGGCCACCTGCGTCTAGATCTGGCGGATGGCTCGTCTGATTCGTATTTCATCGGTGGCGGATTCGTTCAAGTGAAGGATGATGTCCTATCGATCATCACTGACGAAGCAACGCTGGCAACGGAATTAACTGTCACCGAAGCCGAGCAGCAGCTCGAATCGCTATTAGCTGAAGAAGCGAAGACCGGTGCTGAGCTAGACGAACACGACAAGAGTGTCCAACGCGCGCGTGCTCGTGTGGCTGTTGCGAAAACGAACTAA
- the uvrA gene encoding excinuclease ABC subunit UvrA has product MAKTQISVRGASEHNLKSVDIDIPRDQMVVVTGLSGSGKSSLAFDTIYAEGQRKYMESLSAYARQFLDQLQKPDIESIEGLPPTIAIEQRSASHNPRSTVATTTEIYDYLRLLFARAGHPRCWHKDEKTGKVCGDPIASQSATQIVDHILDNPDGTRIMILSPIIRGKKGHHKEIFEAMTRQGFVRARVDGEIMDLREIAESKAGTPFTTKTQRYQQHTIEAIVDRIVIRDEGKDDPESGVRSRVADSTELSLKLADGLVVVTVNDAEDREVWHDTLYSEKYACPKHPECALEDLEPRLFSFNSPYGACPSCSGLGIRFEFDTELVVADKDKTLSTGAIEPWRFGGKRMKIYYARAIRKFCKDFEVDAETPWKKLGKPIQRILLHGTNSRDESKYGSFFEGVIPNLQRRLENTESENFKHFIAAYLSEAACETCDGARLREESLNVFLDTETKVRNKKVVKSYNINDVVTMTIEHASEFFESLKLSDEETIIAEPILKEVRARLGFMLSVGLGYLNLNRGTGTLSGGEAQRIRLATQVGSGLVGCCYVLDEPTIGLHQRDNQKLITTLRHLTNIGNTVLVVEHDEDTIRASDHLIDIGPGPGVHGGEIVAQGTLDEVLKNKKSLTAKFLNGMEAIHTPDKRRPLNGKGPALTVKKAAQNNLNDVDVRFPLGGLVVVTGVSGSGKSTLVNRILLRSAKRELLGSKEKPGLHAGLKGVEHINRIIEVDQSPIGRTPRSNPATYTSVFNSVRDLFSKTKESKIRGYKPGRFSFNVKGGRCEACQGQGTKKIEMHFLPDVYVQCDECKGHRYNRETLEVHYKGKTIADVLEMTVEQALEFFDAFPDVKRVLTALNDVGLSYIQLGQASTTLSGGEAQRVKLATELGKRSTGNTLFVLDEPTTGLHFADVKKLIHVLDRLVDAGNTVVVIEHNMDVIKCADWIIDLGPEGGDKGGNIVAEGTPEQVAKHKKSYTGKFLRDHL; this is encoded by the coding sequence ATGGCCAAGACCCAGATCTCAGTACGTGGTGCCTCGGAGCACAATCTTAAGTCGGTGGATATTGACATCCCACGCGATCAAATGGTGGTCGTGACGGGGTTGTCCGGTTCGGGGAAATCGTCGCTGGCGTTCGACACGATTTATGCTGAGGGGCAGCGTAAATATATGGAGTCGCTGTCGGCGTACGCGCGTCAGTTTTTGGATCAGTTGCAGAAGCCAGATATTGAGTCGATTGAAGGGTTGCCACCCACGATTGCGATTGAGCAGAGGTCGGCTTCGCACAACCCAAGATCGACGGTCGCAACGACGACTGAGATTTATGACTATCTGAGGTTGCTGTTTGCAAGGGCAGGGCATCCGCGGTGTTGGCATAAGGATGAGAAGACGGGGAAGGTGTGTGGTGATCCGATTGCATCCCAGTCAGCGACGCAGATTGTGGATCATATTTTGGATAATCCGGATGGTACGCGGATCATGATTTTGTCGCCGATCATTCGGGGGAAGAAGGGGCATCATAAAGAGATCTTTGAGGCGATGACGCGGCAGGGGTTTGTGAGGGCGCGGGTGGATGGCGAGATCATGGATTTACGGGAGATTGCGGAGTCAAAAGCAGGGACACCGTTCACGACGAAGACGCAGCGGTATCAGCAGCACACGATCGAAGCGATCGTGGACAGGATTGTGATCCGTGACGAGGGGAAAGATGATCCGGAAAGCGGTGTGCGTTCACGGGTCGCGGATTCGACGGAGCTATCGCTCAAGTTAGCGGATGGATTGGTTGTTGTGACGGTGAATGATGCAGAGGATCGGGAGGTTTGGCATGACACGTTGTACTCGGAGAAGTATGCGTGTCCGAAGCACCCGGAGTGCGCGCTTGAGGATTTGGAGCCGCGGCTGTTTTCGTTTAACTCGCCGTATGGTGCTTGCCCGTCGTGTTCAGGACTGGGGATCCGATTTGAGTTTGATACTGAGTTGGTGGTAGCGGATAAGGATAAGACGCTGAGTACAGGGGCGATTGAGCCGTGGCGGTTTGGTGGGAAGCGGATGAAGATTTATTACGCACGGGCGATCCGGAAATTTTGTAAGGATTTTGAGGTTGATGCGGAGACACCTTGGAAGAAGTTGGGGAAGCCGATTCAGCGGATTTTGTTGCATGGGACCAACTCACGCGATGAGTCGAAGTATGGCTCGTTTTTTGAAGGAGTGATCCCGAACTTGCAGAGGCGGCTTGAGAACACGGAGTCAGAGAATTTTAAGCATTTTATTGCAGCGTATCTGTCGGAAGCGGCGTGCGAGACGTGTGATGGAGCGCGGCTACGTGAAGAATCACTCAATGTGTTTCTTGATACAGAGACAAAGGTCAGAAATAAAAAAGTCGTAAAGTCGTACAACATTAATGATGTGGTGACGATGACGATTGAACATGCCTCGGAATTTTTTGAGAGCTTGAAGCTTTCGGATGAGGAAACGATTATTGCAGAGCCAATCTTGAAAGAGGTACGGGCAAGGCTTGGGTTTATGTTGTCGGTTGGTTTGGGGTATTTGAATTTGAACCGTGGGACAGGAACATTGTCGGGTGGCGAAGCGCAGCGGATTCGATTGGCAACGCAGGTGGGTTCAGGTTTGGTGGGTTGTTGTTATGTATTGGATGAGCCGACGATCGGGCTGCATCAACGGGATAATCAGAAGCTGATTACGACGTTACGCCATCTGACGAATATTGGGAATACGGTACTGGTGGTTGAGCATGATGAGGATACGATTCGCGCATCGGATCATCTGATCGACATTGGGCCGGGGCCTGGTGTGCATGGCGGCGAGATTGTGGCGCAGGGAACATTGGATGAAGTGCTTAAGAATAAGAAATCGTTGACGGCTAAATTTTTGAATGGGATGGAAGCGATTCATACGCCGGATAAGCGGAGGCCGTTGAATGGAAAGGGGCCTGCGCTGACAGTGAAGAAGGCGGCGCAAAATAACCTGAATGATGTTGATGTGCGTTTCCCATTGGGCGGATTGGTTGTAGTAACGGGGGTGTCGGGTTCGGGCAAATCGACGTTGGTGAATCGTATTTTGCTGCGATCCGCGAAACGAGAATTGTTGGGTTCGAAGGAGAAGCCGGGACTGCATGCGGGGCTAAAGGGTGTTGAGCACATTAACCGGATTATTGAAGTGGATCAGTCGCCGATTGGGCGGACACCACGGTCGAATCCAGCTACTTATACGAGCGTGTTTAACTCGGTACGTGATTTGTTCTCGAAAACAAAAGAATCGAAAATTCGCGGGTACAAGCCAGGTCGATTCTCGTTTAATGTTAAAGGTGGGCGATGCGAAGCATGTCAGGGGCAGGGAACGAAGAAGATCGAGATGCACTTTTTACCTGACGTATATGTTCAATGTGATGAGTGCAAAGGGCATCGGTATAACCGCGAAACGCTGGAAGTGCATTACAAAGGCAAGACGATTGCAGATGTGCTTGAGATGACAGTTGAGCAGGCGCTTGAATTCTTTGACGCATTCCCGGATGTGAAGCGGGTTTTGACAGCGTTGAATGATGTGGGGCTCTCGTATATCCAGCTTGGACAGGCTTCGACAACGCTGTCAGGTGGTGAAGCGCAGCGTGTGAAGTTGGCAACAGAATTAGGCAAACGATCGACTGGTAATACGTTGTTTGTATTAGATGAGCCCACAACAGGACTGCATTTCGCCGATGTGAAGAAGTTGATCCATGTGCTGGATCGGCTGGTGGATGCGGGGAATACGGTGGTGGTCATCGAGCATAATATGGATGTGATCAAATGTGCGGATTGGATTATTGACCTTGGCCCTGAGGGCGGTGATAAGGGCGGGAATATTGTGGCTGAAGGAACCCCTGAGCAGGTTGCGAAACACAAGAAGTCATACACAGGCAAATTCCTCCGTGATCACCTTTAA